The following DNA comes from Candidatus Liberimonas magnetica.
ATCTTGCATTCAGCCCCGAAAGGGTTGACCCGGGAAATAAGACCTACAATATACGGAATACTCCGAAGGTGGTCGGAGGCATAGACCTGACCTCTGCGGACCTTGCAAAAGATGTATATGCAAAGATCACAATGAAAGTCTGTGTTGTCTCATCTACCGAAGCTGCGGAAATGGTAAAGCTTCTTGAAAACACGTTCAGGGCAGTAAATATCGGGCTGGTCAACGAGGTCGCTCTAATGTGCGACAGGCTGAAACTCGACTGCTGGGAGATAATAGAAGCTGCGGCTTCAAAACCTTTCGGCTATATGCCGTTCTATCCGGGGCCCGGGATAGGCGGGCACTGCATACCCCTTGACCCTCAATACCTGTCCTGGAAATTAAAAACACTGAACTTTTACTCGCGTTTCATAGAACTCGCAGGCGAGATAAACGCAAAGATGCCGGAATACCTAGTTCAGAAGATTGTGGACAGCTTAAATAAAAAAGGAAAATCAATAAACGGAGCGGCTATCCTTATGCTGGGGATGGCATACAAAAAAAATATAAGCGATATCAGAGAATCACCTGCCCTTGACATACTTAAGCTGCTCATCGATAAAGACGCAAAGATAGAGTATTATGACCCGTTCGTTCCGAACGTATGCGTTAATATCGGCTCTAAACAATTAAAGTACAGCTCTATCAAGGACTTAAAAAACATAAAAAAATATGATGCCGTAGTTATCACGACCAACCATACGGACGTAGATTATTGCCAGATAGTAAAAAACGCAAAACTTATCATCGACTCAAGGAACGCCACAAACGGGTTGAAGGGCAATAATATAGTAAGGCTGTAAACAACAAATGCAAATATCAAAATGCAAATTGAAAAATTAAATGTTTAATTTATGAAAAAATATATTGATGAATATATAGGCATATTTTTGGTGTTGGGAATCGGGCTTGCTTTGCGTTTGTGGGGGTTGAGTTGGGGGCTGCCGTTAAAAAAAGCGCATATAGACGAGTCTGTAGTCATATTTTATACGATGAAGTTTTTTTCTGGCGATCTGAACCCTCATGTTTTTTTTGATTACCCTACTTTATTCTTATATTTGTTAGGTTTTCTATACTTCATATATTTTTTGATAGGGATGGCGGCCGGTGTATTCGCTTCGCTGGACAGTTTTGTAGGCATGTTTTTAAACGGAGATGCTTCTGCACTTTACCTTATAGCGCGGTCTTTGACAGTATTCTTTGCTTTAGCCGGCATATACCTGGTTTATAGGATCGGAAGGGAAAACCTGTCTTCCGGCGTTATACCTGCGTTAATAATGGCAGTTATTCCGGTAAATATCCTTCATTCTCATTATGGGACTGTAGATACCGCCTGCGTATTTTTTATCCTTTTTTCGGTGCTTCATCTTTTAAGATATTACAGTTCCGGAAAAAAAAAGGATTTATACCTGGGCTCACTTATAATGGGCCTTGCGGCTGCGGTCAAGTATTATCCCTTCATCTTTGTTCTGCCTGTCCTTTATCTTGCCTTTGAAAAAGAAAAAATATCATTTTTAAGAACATCTTTATATTCTATCTTTTTTATGGCCTCGGGTTTTGTACTGGCCTGTCCGTTTTCCGTATTGGATTTTCCTGCTTTTATATCAAGGTTCATTGATCGTTTCAACCTTATCGTCTGGTCGCCTGAGTCTAGCTTTTCGTTCGGTTTTTTCGGGCTTTTTTCTGCCCTGGTAAATGCCTCTACGATAATGATATTTTTACTGCTTTCTTTCGGGATTATCCTGTGCGTCAAGTACTCTGACAAAGAGAGCCTGAAAAAGATACTTTATCTATTAAGTTTTCCTGCGGTTTACATGCTGTTCCTTTCTACCTGGAAGATACGCTCGCCGCATTATCTCCTGCCGGTTTTGCCGTTCCTTGTTCTTGCGGGAAGTTACGGTTTATCTTTTATACCCTTACTTAAAAGCAGGATGATTTTGATTTACGTTGTAGTTACGCTATCCTGCCTGCCTGCGGTAGTTAGCGCTGTTAAGCTCGATGTCTCACTGTCTAAAAGAGATACAAGGCTTCTGGCTTATGATTGGATAAAACAAAACCTGCCAGCCGGCTCAAGGATACTGCGCCTTCCGTACACGCCTGAATTCATGAACAAGGACCCTTATCAGGTGAGAGTGGACTGGGAAGGGAAAATAGCAGATCAGCCGGCAGATGAGCTGTCTTTAAAATATGATTATATAATAACGAGCCATTTTGACAACAGCACTGTTTCAAAACAGGAAACCGGGATATTAAATAAGTATGATGTAATCAATAGCTGGGCCAATATACCGTTGGCAACATTCCACCAACCGAGGATAACGATCTATGGAAAAAAAACCTAAAGTTACGATAGTAATGCCTGCTTATAACGCAGAAAAAACTCTCGAAAAAACCCTAAATGCTATCCCAAAAGGTTCTTATGACGAGATAATCCTTGTAGACGATGCTTCAAAGGACCAGACAGCAGAACTTGCAAGAAAACTCGGGCTCAAGGTCATAGTCCACCCAAAGAATCTGGGGTATGGCGGTAATCAAAAAACATGTTACACTGAAGCCCTGAAAGCAGGCGCAGACATAGTTGTAATGCTCCATCCCGATTACCAGTATGACCCAAGGCTCGTCCCTTACCTTGCAGGGTTGATCAAGGAAGACATCTGCGACATAGTGCTTGCTAACAGGATAAGGACAAGAAAAGAAGCTTTAGACGGCGGTATGCCGTTATACAAATATTTGTTCAACAGGATGCTTACGTTCATAGAAAACCTGTTCCTGGGGCTTAATTTAAGCGAATACCACACAGGCTACAGGGCTTTTTCACGCAGGGCTTTAGAGGAAATACCCTGGATACAAAATTCAAATGATTTTGTATTTGACCAGGAGATACTGATCCAGGCGGCATATTTTGGTTTTAGGATAGGGGATATCCCTGTCGCGGCCAAATATTTCCCTGAGGCATCATCGATAAATTTTCAAAGAAGTGTGAAATACGGCCTTGAAACCCTTTTAAATGTAAGTAAATCCGTTTTGCACAGGTCAGGGCTGGCAAATTTCAAGATGTTTGAAAAAGCAGATGTTTAAAAATCTCAAAAGTATTATTATGGTAGGGTGGGTCCTGGTAGTAAGCTTTCTTTATTACAGGCTTTTCCCTTTTACGGATATAATATTTGGGCTTCCCGGTATATCTTCGGTAAAAATAACCGGTGCAGCTTTGAGCCATATACTTATACTTTCTTTTTATGTTATTTCAGCGAGCGGCTGGGGGATAGTTTTCTGGCACAGGCACCATCTTTCCTACCTTGAAAAAATAGTTTTTTCTTCTGGTGCAGGCTTTGCTATCTTATCCTTCATAGTATTGGCCTCGGACTATTTAGGCCTAGCGAGCAATATTTTCTATTTTATAATATTGCTGGCAGGTTTTATCCTTTTTTTGACCGTAGCAGGGAAAATACACGAACATATTGTTTCCGGGGCAAGGTACTGGATGCTGATAGCTTTGATACCTATGCTCAGCAGCCTTATCGGAGCCTTGGCTCCTCCTACCCAGTACGATTCTCTGGTCTATCACCTGGCCTTTCCTAAGGTCTATCTTGAATCCGGTAAAATCTTATTTGTACCTCATAACTTTTATTTTTCGTTCCCGCAGAATATGGAAATGCTTTACCAGTCAGCTGTTTCGATAGATAGCGATATCCTTGCTAACCTTATTCATTGGACATTCCTGGCTTTGATAAGCTTTCAGGTTTATACCTTTTCAAAACGTTACTTGAACAGAGAAACCGGCATTTTAGCCGCCCTAATATGGTTTTTTACGCCCCTAGTCCTTTTCCTTTCTACCGGGACCTACATAGACCTGGGGCTGGCATTTTTTGTATTTTTAAGTTTTTACAATATAATATTGTTCAATGAATCAAAGCACGATTTCTGGCTATATTCTGCCGGTTTTTTTGCCGGAACAGCCCTGGGTATAAAATATACCGCTGTAATACCTGTACTGCTTCTTATGCTACTTACCGCTTATGAATCGAAGGATAGCAAGGCCGGAGCTGTAAATGCACTTAAATACCTGGCGGTCGTACTTTTATTGTTCAGCCCCTGGCTTCTTAAAAATATTTTGTTCTTGAATAACCCTATAGCACCTTGGGGGACTTCTCTATTTACGAATTCGGTTATTACTAACGAGGCGGCATCCCGATATTTCAGCCATATTAAAGCTCATGGCCTCGGTATATATAATATTATTGATCTCTTACTGCTCCCTTGGGAACTGACCGCATA
Coding sequences within:
- a CDS encoding glycosyltransferase family 2 protein, which codes for MEKKPKVTIVMPAYNAEKTLEKTLNAIPKGSYDEIILVDDASKDQTAELARKLGLKVIVHPKNLGYGGNQKTCYTEALKAGADIVVMLHPDYQYDPRLVPYLAGLIKEDICDIVLANRIRTRKEALDGGMPLYKYLFNRMLTFIENLFLGLNLSEYHTGYRAFSRRALEEIPWIQNSNDFVFDQEILIQAAYFGFRIGDIPVAAKYFPEASSINFQRSVKYGLETLLNVSKSVLHRSGLANFKMFEKADV
- a CDS encoding nucleotide sugar dehydrogenase → MYRILSNKIKNNEAKIGIMGLGYVGLPLAVAFASEGFAVTGFEVDPAKVKAIKSKRSYIDDVDSKTVSALVTSKKLNSTTDFSHLKNMDVIIICVPTPLRKSKDPDVSYIVASAESISKIVREGQLIILESTTYPGTTKEIVQPLLEKGGLKCGKDLYLAFSPERVDPGNKTYNIRNTPKVVGGIDLTSADLAKDVYAKITMKVCVVSSTEAAEMVKLLENTFRAVNIGLVNEVALMCDRLKLDCWEIIEAAASKPFGYMPFYPGPGIGGHCIPLDPQYLSWKLKTLNFYSRFIELAGEINAKMPEYLVQKIVDSLNKKGKSINGAAILMLGMAYKKNISDIRESPALDILKLLIDKDAKIEYYDPFVPNVCVNIGSKQLKYSSIKDLKNIKKYDAVVITTNHTDVDYCQIVKNAKLIIDSRNATNGLKGNNIVRL
- a CDS encoding glycosyltransferase family 39 protein, with the translated sequence MFKNLKSIIMVGWVLVVSFLYYRLFPFTDIIFGLPGISSVKITGAALSHILILSFYVISASGWGIVFWHRHHLSYLEKIVFSSGAGFAILSFIVLASDYLGLASNIFYFIILLAGFILFLTVAGKIHEHIVSGARYWMLIALIPMLSSLIGALAPPTQYDSLVYHLAFPKVYLESGKILFVPHNFYFSFPQNMEMLYQSAVSIDSDILANLIHWTFLALISFQVYTFSKRYLNRETGILAALIWFFTPLVLFLSTGTYIDLGLAFFVFLSFYNIILFNESKHDFWLYSAGFFAGTALGIKYTAVIPVLLLMLLTAYESKDSKAGAVNALKYLAVVLLLFSPWLLKNILFLNNPIAPWGTSLFTNSVITNEAASRYFSHIKAHGLGIYNIIDLLLLPWELTAYGFNFGGGFDILGPVFLLFIPFLIFRNKMTRIEIIVLFFTICYCFIWLLTGKVMRFLVPVLPFICILAALSLSNLSEIKWVKKTVYFILALSFIHNILLFHWVMASIDPYSVVIGKETREQYLTRKVNSFQALNEVINSLPENSKILNWGETRSYYIRRANITPTDFDRHPVIEWLGRSENEKDLETILKNEEITHILVNSFEIKRLGYEDKLSQKDKNIFEAFINRSLKLIYEDQYCRVYKI
- a CDS encoding glycosyltransferase family 39 protein, encoding MKKYIDEYIGIFLVLGIGLALRLWGLSWGLPLKKAHIDESVVIFYTMKFFSGDLNPHVFFDYPTLFLYLLGFLYFIYFLIGMAAGVFASLDSFVGMFLNGDASALYLIARSLTVFFALAGIYLVYRIGRENLSSGVIPALIMAVIPVNILHSHYGTVDTACVFFILFSVLHLLRYYSSGKKKDLYLGSLIMGLAAAVKYYPFIFVLPVLYLAFEKEKISFLRTSLYSIFFMASGFVLACPFSVLDFPAFISRFIDRFNLIVWSPESSFSFGFFGLFSALVNASTIMIFLLLSFGIILCVKYSDKESLKKILYLLSFPAVYMLFLSTWKIRSPHYLLPVLPFLVLAGSYGLSFIPLLKSRMILIYVVVTLSCLPAVVSAVKLDVSLSKRDTRLLAYDWIKQNLPAGSRILRLPYTPEFMNKDPYQVRVDWEGKIADQPADELSLKYDYIITSHFDNSTVSKQETGILNKYDVINSWANIPLATFHQPRITIYGKKT